The following are encoded in a window of Arthrobacter woluwensis genomic DNA:
- a CDS encoding MFS transporter, with product MTPAPSRTRLAFLGVCLVLIGLNLRTVFSSFAAVLVEIRAAGAIPEWAVTALTTVPATLLGVFAPLAPVLARRFGAERVLLGAMVVLTGGLLVRPADLGTLGHLPMLLLGTALCGAAISLCNVILPTVVKRDFQHRLGLMGGLYTTAICASAALGAGFTYPLFELTGQWTTALLAWAVPAAVVALLFAPLALKVPHHREAVDHDGANVWRSPVAWQVTAFMALQAMSSFSVFAWLAPVLRDRGIDGSTAGIMVSVSILLQMLGSLVAPALAARFWDQRGINVVLALMTGAGFALSILGPIEGIWAWISLLGLGQGALTAVALTLIMLRTEDQHTAARLSGMMQGVGYGVGSVGTLMVAQVHQATGAFTLAGWVFLGISVLGAVFGYLAGRRRLVE from the coding sequence TTCTCGAGTTTCGCGGCGGTCCTCGTCGAGATCCGCGCCGCCGGAGCCATCCCGGAATGGGCCGTCACAGCCCTCACCACGGTTCCCGCCACCCTGCTCGGGGTCTTCGCCCCGCTGGCCCCGGTCCTGGCGCGGCGATTCGGGGCCGAACGCGTGCTGCTCGGGGCGATGGTGGTCCTCACCGGGGGCCTCCTGGTCCGTCCAGCCGACCTCGGGACCCTCGGCCACCTGCCGATGCTCCTCCTTGGAACGGCCCTGTGCGGCGCGGCCATCTCCCTGTGCAACGTCATCCTGCCGACCGTCGTGAAACGCGACTTCCAGCACCGGCTCGGCCTCATGGGCGGCCTCTACACCACCGCCATCTGCGCGTCGGCGGCCCTCGGCGCGGGATTCACGTACCCGCTCTTCGAACTCACCGGCCAGTGGACGACGGCGCTGCTCGCCTGGGCGGTGCCGGCCGCCGTCGTCGCGCTCCTGTTCGCCCCGCTCGCGCTCAAGGTGCCGCACCACCGCGAGGCCGTCGACCACGACGGCGCGAATGTGTGGCGCTCGCCGGTCGCGTGGCAGGTCACGGCGTTCATGGCGCTCCAGGCGATGAGCTCTTTCAGCGTCTTCGCGTGGCTGGCGCCGGTGCTGCGCGACCGCGGGATCGACGGGAGCACCGCCGGGATCATGGTGTCCGTGTCGATCCTGCTGCAAATGCTCGGCTCCCTGGTGGCGCCTGCGCTCGCGGCCCGCTTCTGGGATCAGCGCGGGATCAACGTGGTGCTGGCGCTCATGACCGGGGCGGGGTTCGCCCTCAGCATCCTCGGTCCGATCGAGGGCATCTGGGCGTGGATCTCCCTGCTGGGCCTGGGCCAGGGCGCCCTCACGGCCGTGGCGCTCACCCTGATCATGCTGCGCACCGAGGACCAGCACACCGCGGCCCGGCTGTCGGGCATGATGCAGGGCGTCGGCTACGGCGTGGGTTCCGTCGGGACGCTCATGGTGGCGCAGGTGCACCAGGCGACGGGCGCGTTCACCCTGGCCGGCTGGGTGTTCCTGGGCATCTCGGTGCTGGGCGCGGTCTTCGGCTACCTGGCCGGGCGACGGCGGCTGGTGGAGTAG
- the soxR gene encoding redox-sensitive transcriptional activator SoxR, which translates to MVPTLRPQLWLRSKPRARRISVPQIHGGKQHELSIGELSARSGVPVSALHFYERQGLLRAERNSLNQRRYARDALRRVAFIRTAQRVGMALKDIGAALDSLPEQRTPTKRDWTRLSRLWREELDARIAALTHLRDDLDSCIGCGCLSLKRCTLQNPDDELGRTGSGPVLWK; encoded by the coding sequence ATGGTCCCGACGCTACGACCTCAACTATGGTTGAGGTCAAAGCCCAGAGCGAGGAGGATCAGCGTGCCCCAGATCCACGGTGGAAAACAGCACGAACTGAGCATCGGGGAGTTGTCCGCCCGCAGCGGCGTCCCGGTCTCCGCGCTGCACTTCTACGAGCGGCAAGGCCTGCTGCGCGCCGAGCGGAACAGCCTCAACCAGCGCCGGTACGCCCGGGACGCGCTCCGACGGGTGGCGTTCATCCGGACGGCGCAGCGCGTGGGGATGGCTCTCAAGGACATCGGCGCGGCACTGGATTCGCTCCCGGAGCAGCGCACGCCCACCAAGCGCGACTGGACCCGCCTCTCGCGGCTGTGGCGCGAAGAGCTCGACGCCCGGATCGCCGCCCTCACGCACCTCCGGGACGACTTGGACTCGTGCATCGGCTGCGGCTGTCTCAGCCTGAAACGCTGCACCCTCCAGAACCCCGACGACGAACTGGGCCGCACCGGCAGCGGCCCGGTCCTCTGGAAGTAA
- a CDS encoding phosphoribosylanthranilate isomerase: MFVKVCGLSTPESVRAAVEAGAQAVGFVLTPSPREVSPEQVRALLAEVPAEVAAVGVFRHEDVDQAAALAEEAGLSWIQLHGERTPQEVDALQERGFSVIRAVRMDDPDRVFADWGEELLLVDASVPGSGESWDYASVRERCLDSRRWLLAGGLDAGNVAAAAETAAAWGVDVSSGVESSRGVKDLEKIRAFVAAALAG, encoded by the coding sequence ATGTTCGTGAAAGTGTGCGGCTTGAGCACGCCCGAATCGGTGCGCGCCGCCGTCGAGGCCGGTGCGCAGGCCGTCGGTTTCGTGCTCACTCCGAGCCCCCGCGAAGTCAGCCCGGAGCAGGTGCGGGCACTGCTGGCCGAGGTCCCCGCCGAAGTCGCTGCCGTGGGTGTTTTCCGGCATGAGGATGTCGACCAGGCCGCCGCCCTGGCCGAGGAGGCCGGTCTGAGCTGGATCCAGCTCCACGGCGAGCGGACTCCGCAAGAGGTCGACGCCCTGCAAGAGCGCGGCTTCTCCGTGATCCGCGCCGTCCGCATGGACGACCCGGACCGCGTCTTCGCCGATTGGGGCGAGGAACTGCTGCTGGTGGACGCCTCCGTGCCCGGCTCCGGCGAGTCCTGGGACTACGCCTCCGTGCGCGAGCGCTGCCTGGACAGCCGCCGCTGGCTGCTGGCCGGAGGGCTCGACGCAGGCAACGTCGCCGCCGCTGCGGAGACGGCCGCTGCCTGGGGCGTCGACGTCTCGTCCGGCGTGGAGAGCTCCCGTGGCGTCAAAGACCTGGAGAAGATCCGCGCCTTCGTGGCGGCCGCGCTGGCGGGCTGA
- a CDS encoding YccF domain-containing protein — translation MKTLLNIIWLVFGGLWLAIGYFAAGLLCCVLIVTIPWGIASFRVGAYALWPFGRTVVEKPGGSNGFALLGNVIWFLVAGLWLAIGHVLTAIPMFISIVGIPLGIANLKLIPVSLMPLGKEIVPTDRPFVSTYR, via the coding sequence ATGAAGACCCTTCTTAACATCATCTGGCTCGTCTTCGGGGGCTTGTGGCTGGCGATCGGCTACTTCGCCGCGGGTCTGCTCTGCTGCGTGCTGATCGTGACGATCCCGTGGGGCATCGCCTCCTTCCGGGTGGGCGCGTACGCCCTGTGGCCGTTCGGCCGGACCGTGGTGGAGAAGCCCGGCGGAAGCAACGGTTTCGCGCTCCTGGGCAACGTCATCTGGTTCCTGGTCGCCGGCCTCTGGCTGGCGATCGGCCACGTGCTGACCGCCATCCCCATGTTCATCAGCATCGTCGGCATTCCGCTGGGCATCGCGAATCTGAAGCTCATCCCGGTGTCCCTCATGCCGCTGGGCAAGGAGATCGTCCCCACGGACCGCCCGTTCGTCTCGACCTACCGCTGA
- a CDS encoding DEAD/DEAH box helicase, protein MTSFSSLGVPAGITSALATLDITEPFPIQVKTLPDTLAGRDVLGRGQTGSGKTLAFAIPLVTRLAGDADDDGARRRASGSRKPRGLVLAPTRELATQIDRTVAPLAEALGLRTTVIFGGVSQTRQEKALAAGVDIVIACPGRLEDLMKQGIVSLDQVSISVLDEADHMADLGFLPVVRRILDATPAGGQRLLFSATLDNGVDKLVNRYMQKPVTHSVDAPQAAVTTMEHHVFLAKDKDAKKLLINDLASGAGKRVLFTRTKHAAKKLAKVLTANGIPAVDLHGNLSQNARDRNLAEFSSGEVRVLVATDVAARGVHVDEVELVIHVDPPAEHKAYLHRSGRTARAGAEGTVVTLVLPEERSEVQKLLRAAGVKAPFTPVAPGSAEILDFVGEQAEAVDPASRAAVVAAKAPQQGGGKSTGANAQRKRARRGGQGGSAAAGSTGSRNERPAQARPEHGAPRGERAPRAERAPRGERPARGERSSAPRTGQRSAAPRGGSATVWSSNTGGTSGGSFGSGGQKSGAGRPPRKGPRRASAPASNERRGR, encoded by the coding sequence ATGACTTCTTTTTCTTCCCTTGGCGTGCCAGCCGGGATCACTTCCGCGCTGGCCACCCTGGACATCACCGAACCCTTCCCCATCCAGGTCAAGACCCTGCCGGACACGCTGGCCGGCCGGGACGTCCTGGGCCGTGGCCAGACCGGCTCCGGCAAGACGCTCGCTTTCGCCATCCCGCTGGTGACCCGCCTCGCCGGTGACGCGGACGACGACGGCGCTCGCCGTCGCGCGTCCGGCTCCCGGAAGCCGCGCGGCCTGGTGCTGGCCCCCACGCGCGAGCTGGCCACCCAGATCGACCGCACGGTCGCACCCCTCGCGGAGGCCCTGGGCCTGCGCACCACCGTGATCTTCGGCGGCGTGTCCCAGACGCGTCAGGAGAAGGCGCTGGCGGCCGGCGTCGACATCGTCATCGCCTGCCCCGGCCGTCTCGAGGACCTCATGAAGCAGGGCATCGTGTCCCTGGACCAGGTGAGCATCAGCGTCCTGGACGAGGCCGACCACATGGCCGACCTCGGCTTCCTCCCCGTGGTGCGCCGCATCCTGGACGCGACGCCGGCCGGCGGTCAGCGCCTGCTGTTCTCCGCCACGCTGGACAACGGCGTGGACAAGCTGGTCAACCGCTACATGCAGAAGCCGGTCACACACTCCGTGGACGCTCCCCAGGCCGCCGTCACCACCATGGAGCACCACGTGTTCCTGGCGAAGGACAAGGACGCCAAGAAGCTCCTCATCAACGATCTGGCGTCCGGCGCCGGCAAGCGCGTGCTCTTCACGCGCACCAAGCACGCCGCCAAGAAGCTGGCCAAGGTGCTGACCGCCAACGGCATCCCCGCCGTCGACCTGCACGGCAACCTGTCCCAGAACGCCCGTGACCGCAACCTGGCGGAGTTCTCCTCCGGCGAGGTCCGGGTCCTCGTGGCCACCGACGTCGCCGCCCGCGGTGTGCACGTGGACGAGGTCGAACTCGTGATCCACGTCGATCCGCCCGCGGAGCACAAGGCGTACCTGCACCGTTCCGGCCGCACCGCTCGCGCCGGGGCCGAGGGCACCGTGGTGACCCTGGTCCTGCCGGAGGAGCGCTCCGAGGTGCAGAAGCTCCTCCGCGCCGCCGGCGTCAAGGCCCCGTTCACGCCCGTGGCTCCCGGCTCCGCCGAGATCCTCGACTTCGTGGGCGAGCAGGCCGAGGCCGTGGATCCCGCGTCCCGCGCCGCCGTGGTGGCCGCCAAGGCCCCGCAGCAGGGCGGCGGCAAGTCCACCGGTGCGAACGCCCAGCGCAAGCGTGCCCGTCGTGGCGGCCAGGGCGGCTCCGCCGCTGCCGGCTCCACCGGTTCGCGCAACGAGCGTCCCGCCCAGGCCCGTCCGGAACACGGCGCGCCTCGCGGCGAGCGTGCTCCTCGTGCTGAGCGTGCTCCCCGTGGCGAGCGTCCGGCACGTGGCGAGCGGTCGTCCGCTCCGCGCACCGGCCAGCGTTCCGCCGCCCCGCGTGGCGGCAGCGCGACCGTGTGGTCTTCGAACACCGGGGGCACCTCGGGTGGTTCCTTCGGCTCCGGCGGGCAGAAGTCCGGCGCCGGCCGTCCGCCCCGCAAGGGCCCGCGTCGCGCATCCGCCCCGGCGTCGAACGAGCGCCGCGGCCGCTGA
- a CDS encoding VOC family protein, protein MACRISELVFGCREPEVLADFWCKVLDFVVLGREDDGSVEIGARDGFGGSQPTLFFSYRKQPEPGKSRLHIDLNATDQEQEAELERLLALGARRADIGQTGDESWHVLADPEGNEFCLLKPRIAPVPVPAG, encoded by the coding sequence ATGGCCTGCCGCATCAGTGAACTCGTCTTCGGCTGCCGCGAGCCCGAGGTCCTCGCCGACTTCTGGTGCAAGGTCCTGGACTTCGTGGTCCTGGGCCGGGAAGACGACGGTTCGGTGGAGATCGGCGCACGGGACGGCTTCGGCGGCTCGCAGCCCACCCTGTTCTTCAGTTACCGGAAGCAGCCCGAACCGGGCAAGTCCCGCCTGCACATCGACCTCAACGCGACGGACCAGGAGCAGGAGGCCGAGCTCGAACGGCTCCTGGCCCTCGGCGCACGTCGCGCGGACATCGGACAGACGGGCGACGAGTCGTGGCACGTCCTCGCCGACCCGGAGGGCAACGAGTTCTGCCTGCTCAAGCCGCGCATCGCCCCGGTCCCGGTGCCGGCGGGCTGA
- a CDS encoding MFS transporter, protein MESPRTSSATREDQLPPGARPETAPTWTPGVLSPAHLLTTLGTCALVFLAAFEAMAVTTVMPLVARDLDGSALYALAFAGPLASGVIGMVLAGAWTDRRGPALPLFASTAVFALGLLVAGLAGSMPVFLVGRLIQGLGGGAINVVLYVLVARAYPAALHPKIFAAFSAAWVVPSMVGPFGAGLVAQYISWHWVFLGVVVLVVPALLLLLPALRRLAAQPAHDDAGPAPADGSPEGAGDGVVGGEVPDGTSAGGAEPGSRLSTGRRLAVAAVVGVAVLGLNLSVETGPWAVPVAVLAAAVALLAVRRLLPAGVLLGRRGLPSVILVKFLIAAAFFGAEVYVPYLLMDHHHFAPATAGLALTLSAVAWSVGSAIQGRLSTGLSNVGAVRLGAASLALSILIVLTATFGGLPPAVIIGGWILAGGGMGLMSPRLSVMVLSYSRPGNQGFNGSAANVADSVGAALSLAATGLVFHLLGAGGAFLGVFALTACVALLSVACAGRVRTEG, encoded by the coding sequence ATGGAATCCCCTCGCACCTCCTCCGCCACCCGGGAGGACCAGCTGCCGCCCGGCGCGCGACCGGAGACGGCTCCGACCTGGACCCCGGGCGTGCTCTCTCCCGCCCACCTCCTCACGACCCTCGGAACCTGCGCCCTCGTGTTCCTCGCGGCGTTCGAAGCCATGGCCGTCACCACCGTCATGCCGCTCGTCGCCCGCGATCTCGACGGCAGCGCCCTCTACGCCCTCGCCTTCGCGGGACCGCTCGCCAGCGGCGTGATCGGCATGGTCCTGGCCGGCGCCTGGACCGACCGCCGAGGCCCGGCCCTCCCGCTCTTCGCGTCGACGGCGGTCTTCGCGCTGGGACTCCTGGTCGCGGGCCTGGCGGGGTCCATGCCGGTCTTCCTTGTGGGCCGGCTCATCCAGGGCCTCGGCGGGGGCGCGATCAACGTCGTGCTCTACGTGCTCGTCGCCCGCGCCTACCCCGCCGCGCTGCACCCCAAGATCTTCGCCGCGTTCTCGGCCGCATGGGTGGTGCCGTCCATGGTGGGGCCGTTCGGCGCGGGACTCGTGGCGCAGTACATCAGCTGGCACTGGGTCTTCCTCGGCGTGGTGGTCCTCGTGGTGCCGGCGTTGCTTCTGCTGCTGCCCGCACTGCGGCGACTGGCCGCCCAGCCCGCGCACGACGACGCCGGCCCGGCGCCCGCGGACGGGTCGCCGGAGGGGGCGGGGGACGGCGTCGTCGGCGGGGAAGTGCCGGACGGAACCTCGGCGGGCGGCGCCGAGCCAGGCTCCCGCCTGTCCACCGGCCGGCGCCTCGCGGTGGCCGCCGTGGTGGGCGTGGCCGTGCTGGGGCTGAACCTGTCGGTGGAGACCGGCCCGTGGGCGGTGCCGGTGGCGGTGCTCGCGGCGGCCGTCGCGCTGCTCGCGGTGCGGAGGCTTCTGCCGGCCGGTGTGCTGCTCGGACGGCGCGGCCTGCCGTCGGTGATCCTGGTCAAGTTCCTGATCGCCGCGGCGTTCTTCGGGGCCGAGGTCTACGTCCCGTACCTTCTGATGGACCATCATCACTTCGCCCCCGCCACCGCGGGCCTGGCCCTGACGCTCTCCGCGGTGGCGTGGTCCGTCGGCTCGGCGATCCAGGGGCGGCTGTCCACGGGGCTCTCGAACGTGGGCGCGGTGCGGCTGGGTGCGGCGTCGCTGGCGCTGTCGATCCTGATCGTGCTCACGGCCACGTTCGGCGGCCTGCCCCCGGCGGTCATCATCGGGGGCTGGATCCTGGCGGGCGGCGGCATGGGGCTGATGAGTCCGCGCCTGAGCGTGATGGTGCTGTCGTATTCGAGGCCGGGCAACCAGGGGTTCAACGGGTCCGCGGCGAACGTGGCGGACTCCGTGGGCGCCGCGCTCTCCCTGGCCGCGACAGGTCTGGTGTTCCACCTGCTCGGAGCGGGTGGGGCGTTCCTGGGGGTCTTCGCGCTGACGGCGTGCGTGGCGCTGCTCTCCGTGGCGTGCGCGGGGCGCGTCCGGACGGAGGGGTGA
- a CDS encoding amino acid permease, producing the protein MAKTANPFSVLRRKPIEDMDEEVAEGGLFRSLGLWQLTAIGVGGIIGVGIFSLAGLVAHGDDSTPGVGPAVLISFLIAGLASAAAALSYAEFAGMIPKAGSAYTYGYVALGELIGWFIGWDLLLEYVAIVAVVAIGISGYLNFFLAGLGMQLPVELTSTFDEGKGGWINLPAILVCLLVTWILSRGTKTFGRFELIAVGIKVVLILFIIGLGVFFVNTNNYNPFMPSGFGPVFTGAATVFFAVFGYDAMSTAAEEAKDGKKHMPKAIILSLVIAMVLYILATLVLTGMQNYKDIDPKAGFGSAFSNVGLPVIATIISAFAVLSILTVMLTFLLGVTRVWFSMSRDGLLPKWFSKVDHGGTPQRVTWIAGIGSALLAGVLPIRQVADLTNIGILAAFVVVCISVISFRYTRPEAPREFRLPLMPVVPLIGVASSLFLISQLHWETWLRFGIWLIIGLIIYFGYGRKNSIMNPNSPRHQLS; encoded by the coding sequence ATGGCAAAGACAGCGAACCCGTTCTCGGTCCTGAGGCGAAAGCCCATCGAGGACATGGATGAGGAGGTCGCCGAAGGAGGGCTCTTCCGATCCCTCGGGCTCTGGCAGCTCACGGCGATCGGCGTCGGCGGCATCATCGGCGTCGGCATCTTCTCCCTCGCCGGGCTCGTGGCCCACGGCGACGACTCGACGCCGGGCGTGGGCCCCGCGGTGCTCATCTCGTTCCTCATCGCGGGCCTGGCCTCCGCCGCCGCGGCCCTGTCCTACGCCGAGTTCGCGGGCATGATCCCGAAAGCCGGCTCCGCGTACACATACGGTTACGTGGCGCTCGGGGAGCTGATCGGCTGGTTCATCGGCTGGGATCTGCTCCTGGAGTATGTGGCGATCGTGGCCGTGGTGGCCATCGGCATCTCCGGGTATCTCAACTTCTTCCTGGCCGGCCTCGGCATGCAGCTGCCCGTCGAGCTGACCTCCACCTTCGACGAGGGCAAAGGCGGCTGGATCAACCTGCCGGCCATTCTCGTGTGTCTGCTGGTCACCTGGATCCTGAGCCGCGGCACCAAGACGTTCGGCCGTTTCGAGCTGATCGCCGTGGGCATCAAGGTGGTCCTGATCCTGTTCATCATCGGACTCGGCGTGTTCTTCGTGAACACGAACAACTACAACCCGTTCATGCCCAGCGGCTTCGGACCGGTCTTCACGGGCGCGGCCACGGTGTTCTTCGCGGTGTTCGGCTATGACGCGATGAGCACCGCGGCGGAGGAGGCCAAGGACGGCAAGAAGCACATGCCGAAGGCCATCATCCTCTCCCTCGTGATCGCCATGGTGCTGTACATCCTGGCCACCCTGGTCCTGACCGGCATGCAGAACTACAAGGACATCGACCCCAAGGCCGGCTTCGGCTCGGCCTTCAGCAACGTGGGGCTGCCCGTGATCGCCACGATCATCTCCGCCTTCGCCGTGCTGTCCATCCTGACGGTGATGCTGACGTTCCTCCTGGGCGTCACGCGCGTCTGGTTCTCCATGAGCCGCGACGGCCTGCTGCCCAAGTGGTTCTCCAAGGTGGACCACGGCGGCACCCCGCAGCGCGTCACCTGGATCGCCGGCATCGGCTCGGCCCTCCTGGCGGGCGTCCTCCCGATCCGGCAGGTCGCGGACCTCACCAACATCGGCATCCTGGCCGCGTTCGTGGTGGTGTGCATCTCGGTGATCTCGTTCCGCTACACCCGGCCCGAGGCGCCCCGCGAGTTCCGCCTGCCGCTCATGCCCGTGGTGCCGTTGATCGGCGTCGCGTCCTCGCTGTTCCTGATCTCGCAGCTGCACTGGGAGACCTGGCTGCGCTTCGGGATCTGGCTCATCATCGGCCTGATCATCTACTTCGGCTACGGCCGCAAGAACTCGATCATGAACCCGAACAGCCCCCGGCACCAGCTGAGCTGA
- a CDS encoding MFS transporter: MPSAAPSSHHGVFSPPYTLTSLGLLALVVFNAFESMAVTTVMPVAAQELGGQQLYALAFAGPMAASVIGMVLAGSWSDRRGPVGAIYASVALFTVGLVIAGTAPTMELLVLGRIVQGFAGGANGVALTVLVGKAYPADLHARMFAAFAAAWVLPSILGPYIGGLVAQVASWHWVFLGALILVVPALLGLVPALRRISRDQQHAEPNRAGPYPWGRLLWAVLAAASVMGLNLSSEVPLVGWVLALAMAAVCILAIRPLIPRGTLTAQRGLPSVVLTRAIGSAAFFGTEVYLPKVLFEIYHFEPSFAGLALTCSAVSWGISSGIQGRLGATRLPHHRAVRIGSAMVAAVVVGIFLVILVQGPAWALIAVWLFGGAGMGLMFPRLSVMVLALSRPGEQGFNSSALAMADSLGNALCVAISGLVFAVLVGTGNAYAGVFAVAAACGVAVLLIAPRTRSLVD; the protein is encoded by the coding sequence GTGCCATCTGCCGCCCCCTCCTCCCACCACGGTGTTTTCAGCCCTCCGTACACCCTGACCAGCCTGGGTCTGCTCGCCCTCGTGGTGTTCAACGCGTTCGAGTCGATGGCCGTCACCACGGTCATGCCCGTGGCGGCCCAGGAACTCGGCGGACAGCAGCTCTACGCCCTCGCCTTCGCCGGTCCGATGGCCGCCAGCGTGATCGGCATGGTCCTGGCGGGCAGCTGGTCCGACCGCCGCGGACCGGTCGGCGCCATCTACGCCTCGGTGGCGCTCTTCACGGTCGGCCTCGTGATCGCGGGCACGGCGCCGACCATGGAACTGCTGGTGCTGGGCCGGATCGTCCAGGGGTTCGCGGGAGGGGCCAACGGCGTCGCCCTGACCGTCCTGGTCGGCAAGGCCTATCCCGCCGATCTGCACGCCCGCATGTTCGCCGCCTTCGCCGCGGCCTGGGTGCTGCCGTCGATCCTCGGCCCGTACATCGGCGGCCTGGTGGCCCAGGTGGCGAGCTGGCACTGGGTCTTCCTGGGCGCGCTGATCCTGGTGGTCCCGGCCCTGCTCGGGCTCGTGCCGGCACTCCGGAGGATCAGCCGGGACCAGCAGCACGCCGAGCCGAACCGCGCCGGCCCGTATCCCTGGGGCCGTCTGCTCTGGGCCGTGCTGGCCGCCGCGAGTGTCATGGGACTGAACCTCAGCAGCGAGGTGCCGCTCGTCGGCTGGGTGCTCGCCCTCGCCATGGCCGCGGTCTGCATCCTGGCCATCCGCCCGCTCATCCCGCGGGGCACGCTCACGGCGCAGCGGGGACTCCCGAGCGTCGTCCTGACCCGCGCCATCGGCTCGGCGGCCTTCTTCGGCACCGAGGTGTATCTGCCGAAGGTCCTGTTCGAGATCTACCACTTCGAACCGTCGTTCGCGGGCCTGGCCCTGACCTGCAGCGCGGTCTCCTGGGGCATCAGTTCGGGGATCCAGGGCCGGCTCGGCGCCACGCGGCTGCCGCATCACCGCGCGGTGCGGATCGGTTCGGCGATGGTGGCCGCCGTCGTCGTCGGGATCTTCCTGGTCATCCTGGTCCAGGGGCCCGCCTGGGCGCTGATCGCGGTGTGGCTGTTCGGCGGGGCGGGCATGGGACTCATGTTCCCGCGCCTGAGCGTCATGGTGCTGGCGCTGTCGCGGCCGGGGGAGCAGGGCTTCAACAGCTCCGCCCTCGCGATGGCGGACTCCCTGGGGAACGCCCTCTGCGTGGCGATCTCCGGACTGGTCTTCGCGGTCCTCGTCGGGACGGGGAACGCCTACGCGGGGGTGTTCGCGGTGGCGGCGGCCTGCGGGGTGGCGGTGCTGCTGATCGCGCCCCGCACACGGTCACTGGTAGACTAG
- a CDS encoding HutD/Ves family protein translates to MEIIRFSSIRPEPWRNGGGVTREIARHPREASPDGAWDWRVSIAEVGKAGDFSAFPGMERVISVIDGELLVLTVDGEEHAMERYRPFRFSGDAATSSALPTGDIRDLNVIARRGAFKGYLSILELSKKRAHPVFEGQLAILLEGKASVADGAGDSAGEGSGGEPVELGRYDAVVGSDEASPELLGRGFVAIVSLDPAGPAES, encoded by the coding sequence ATGGAGATCATCCGCTTTTCCAGCATCCGGCCCGAGCCCTGGCGCAACGGCGGCGGTGTCACGCGGGAGATCGCCCGGCATCCCCGCGAGGCCTCCCCGGACGGCGCCTGGGACTGGCGCGTCAGCATCGCCGAGGTGGGCAAGGCCGGCGACTTCTCCGCGTTCCCGGGCATGGAGCGGGTCATCTCGGTGATCGACGGCGAGCTGCTCGTGCTGACGGTCGACGGCGAGGAGCACGCCATGGAGCGGTACCGTCCGTTCCGCTTCTCCGGCGACGCCGCAACCTCCTCCGCACTCCCGACCGGGGACATCCGGGACCTGAACGTGATCGCCCGCCGCGGCGCCTTCAAGGGGTATCTGTCCATCCTCGAGCTGTCCAAGAAGCGCGCGCATCCGGTCTTCGAGGGCCAGCTCGCGATCCTGCTCGAGGGCAAGGCGTCGGTGGCCGACGGTGCCGGCGACAGCGCCGGCGAGGGCTCCGGCGGTGAGCCGGTGGAGCTGGGCCGGTACGACGCCGTCGTCGGCTCTGACGAGGCGAGCCCCGAACTGCTCGGCCGGGGTTTCGTGGCGATCGTGTCGCTCGACCCCGCGGGTCCCGCGGAGTCCTGA
- a CDS encoding MBL fold metallo-hydrolase → MDSLIHPLQDVTIRRLSVGGMDNNVYLLTSRSSGDQVLIDAADDLPAIQALLADSAADTEATPQLKLIATTHQHWDHVRALPGLVEATGAPTAAGADDAAALPVPVDVTLEHGDVSGFDGFALTAVHLRGHTPGSIAYVYQDPAGPAHIFSGDSLFPGGVGNTDKDPARFTSLLNDVTERLFDVYPDDTVVHPGHGAPTTLGAERPHLDEWRARGW, encoded by the coding sequence ATGGACTCACTCATACATCCGCTCCAGGACGTCACCATCCGGCGCCTCTCGGTGGGCGGGATGGACAACAACGTCTACCTGCTGACCTCGCGGTCCTCCGGTGACCAGGTGCTGATCGACGCGGCCGACGATCTGCCGGCGATTCAGGCGCTCCTCGCCGACTCGGCCGCCGACACTGAAGCCACGCCCCAGCTGAAGCTCATCGCCACGACCCATCAGCACTGGGACCACGTGCGCGCGCTGCCCGGACTTGTCGAGGCCACCGGCGCCCCCACGGCCGCAGGAGCCGACGACGCCGCGGCGCTGCCCGTCCCGGTGGACGTCACGCTGGAGCACGGGGACGTGAGCGGCTTCGACGGTTTCGCTCTCACCGCGGTGCATCTGCGGGGCCACACGCCGGGCTCGATCGCCTATGTGTACCAGGACCCGGCCGGCCCTGCGCACATCTTCAGCGGGGATTCCCTCTTCCCCGGCGGCGTCGGGAACACGGACAAGGATCCGGCCCGTTTCACCTCGCTCCTGAACGACGTGACCGAGCGCCTCTTCGACGTCTACCCGGACGACACCGTGGTGCACCCGGGCCACGGCGCCCCTACGACGCTCGGCGCCGAACGCCCACACCTCGACGAATGGCGCGCCCGGGGCTGGTGA